One Salmo trutta chromosome 26, fSalTru1.1, whole genome shotgun sequence DNA window includes the following coding sequences:
- the LOC115163528 gene encoding dapper 1-like, producing MYHAFNFPMTAERSRNKERLEASLAGLGELELSKQRQECLVLGALALGEPMLENSTRNELSGFSSWGQENLTLRRQLSALQSSPWGLMLALEQQVCELRVDTDDVTYEGTQGDSMDSRPSSGFYEASEGQSPKGHSCPSEFPEPPSGWGYSSTERPKSLKDALQLTSESLMEPVPRATVPHSFSAPYPPLEGIAEEVTAEEPWQWDPHSAQGWEDQDQATEEDFQQALRVEGYILGLIHRYAFSPRPCMPRTSLGPDPSISSSSSINRQSSLQRKPPLHTPEHCIPDPQDLYPDRECQAWGCDPLDREAWGRETPSMEDDCYLSLPYLHSRPHSLAGGHPPNLDPPCGAMDPCLSSESVSPQHYPLPHSPASHKHLVRAQYIPGQACHAPVLSSHYPPEHSPSHYPPEPSKPSQTFVFPDQSSSKPRATGKKSHEEGQSSKKPDHRTCRSQSENSLMGQRAFPKHRYSTAERPQHQRCQGPHTGSQHSNTTGGRRWCSTLELSQEEGETQGEQAHRCPPRRARYTQACSHPNPNHHSQVHAQPRLSEYPERAPLCRGEEGHVQAAPGESEFSMSEVYSPASSSLSSDSDEGGLVWPQQLPPRLAPSSSSSSSSPQASSKASSQPKAFVKIKASHALKKKILRFRAGSLKVMTTV from the exons ATGTATCATGCCTTTAATTTCCCAATGACTGCGGAGCGCAGTCGGAATAAGGAGCGCCTGGAGGCCAGTCTGGCCGGACTCGGTGAGCTGGAGCTCAGCAAGCAGAGGCAGGAGTGCCTGGTCCTCGGTGCTCTGGCTCTGGGGGAGCCCATGCTCGAAAATTCCACAAGGAACGAGCTATCGGGTTTCAGCAGCTGGGGGCAAGAAAATTTGACATTGAGACGTCAGCTG AGTGCACTCCAAAGCTCCCCCTGGGGGCTAATGCTGGCACTGGAACAGCAGGTTTGTGAGCTGAGAGTGGACACAGATGATGTCACCTATGAGGGGACCCAAGGTGACTCGATGGACAGTCGGCCCAGCTCAG GGTTCTATGAGGCGAGTGAGGGCCAGTCTCCAAAGGGGCATTCCTGTCCCTCTGAGTTCCCAGAGCCCCCCTCTGGCTGGGGCTACAGCAGCACTGAGAGGCCCAAGTCTCTGA AAGATGCCCTCCAACTGACAAGTGAGAGTCTGATGGAGCCAGTCCCTCGTGCCACTGTGCCCCACTCCTTCTCTGCCCCCTACCCACCCCTGGAGGGCATCGCTGAGGAGGTGACGGCTGAGGAGCCCTGGCAGTGGGACCCACACTCTGCCCAGGGTTGGGAGGACCAGGACCAGGCCACTGAGGAGGATTTCCAGCAGGCTCTGAGGGTAGAAGGCTACATCCTGGGTCTCATCCATCGCTACGCGTTCTCACCCCGGCCCTGCATGCCTCGTACCAGCCTGGGGCCTGacccctccatctcctcatcaTCCAGCATTAACAGGCAGAGCAGCCTGCAAAGGAAACCCCCTCTTCACACCCCTGAGCACTGCATCCCTGACCCACAGGACCTCTACCCTGACCGTGAGTGCCAGGCCTGGGGGTGTGACCCTCTAGACAGGGAGGCGTGGGGGAGAGAGACCCCATCCATGGAGGATGACTGTTATCTGTCTTTACCCTACCTTCACTCCAGACCTCACTCCCTGGCCGGGGGCCATCCACCCAACCTGGATCCCCCTTGTGGAGCTATGGACCCTTGTTTAAGTAGTGAGTCTGTTTCCCCCCAGCACTACCCACTGCCCCACTCCCCAGCTTCACATAAACACCTTGTCAGAGCCCAGTACATTCCTGGGCAGGCATGCCACGCCCCTGTACTATCCTCACACTATCCTCCAGAACACTCCCCCTCACATTATCCTCCAGAGCCCTCTAAGCCCAGCCAAACCTTTGTGTTCCCAGACCAAAGCAGCTCAAAGCCCAGGGCCACGGGGAAGAAGAGTCATGAGGAGGGACAGAGCTCCAAGAAGCCTGACCACAGGACCTGCCGCTCCCAGTCTGAGAACAGTTTGATGGGGCAGAGGGCTTTCCCTAAGCACAGGTACAGCACAGCCGAGCGCCCCCAGCACCAGAGGTGCCAGGGTCCACACACAGGCTCCCAGCACAGCAACACCACTGGGGGGCGACGCTGGTGCTCCACCCTGGAGCTCAGCCAGGAGGAAGGGGAGACCCAGGGTGAGCAGGCCCACAGATGCCCACCTCGTAGGGCCCGCTACACCCAGGCCTGCTCTCATCCAAACCCCAACCACCACTCTCAGGTCCATGCCCAGCCTCGCCTCTCAGAGTACCCGGAGAGAGCACCTCTGTGTCGGGGAGAGGAGGGCCATGTGCAGGCTGCCCCTGGGGAGTCAGAGTTCAGCATGAGTGAGGTGTACTCCCCTGCCTCCAGCTCCCTCTCTAGTGACTCCGATGAGGGGGGGCTGGTGTGGCCCCAGCAGCTGCCCCCTCGTCTggccccctcctcttcctcctcttcctcctcccctcaggccTCCTCAAAGGCCTCCTCGCAGCCCAAGGCCTTTGTTAAAATCAAAGCCTCTCATGCCCTGAAGAAGAAGATTCTGCGATTCCGCGCCGGCTCTCTCAAAGTCATGACAACAGTctga